From the genome of Cryptococcus depauperatus CBS 7841 chromosome 1, complete sequence, one region includes:
- a CDS encoding enolase: MSVVTKVHARQIFDSRGNPTVEVDVITDKGLFRAEVPSGASTGAHEAVELRDKGTDYLGKGVTKAVENVNNILGPALVESKLPVTSQRDIDDLLIKCDGTDNKGKLGANAILGVSMAVSEAAAADKGVPLYVYLAQLAGVQEPYVLPVPAFNVINGGSHAGNALAFQEFMLLPTGASSFTEAMKMGSETYHTLKKVITKKYGIDAANVGDEGGFAPNVSGAEESLEILTEAIKQAGYTGKVQIGLDVASSEFFKDGKYDLDFKNPNSDSSKWLTGEQLADLYRSYCEKYDICSIEDPFHEDDFDAWAAYNETAQIQIVGDDLLVTNPKRIKMAIEKKACNALLLKINQIGTISESIQAVQLAQSNGWGVMTSHRSGETESTYIADLAVALRTGEIKTGAPCRSERVAKYNQLLRIEEALAGKSIFAGNKGLSRGTTPPELFNSK; encoded by the exons ATGTCTGTCGTTACCAAGGTTCATGCGCGTCAG ATCTTTGACTCTCGAG GCAACCCTACGGTAGAGGTTGATGTCATCACCGACAAAGGTCTCTTCCGTGCCGAAGTTCCCTCTGGGGCTTCCACGGGTGCTCATGAAGCTGTCGAACTGAGAGACAAGGGCACCGACTATCTTGGCAAAG GTGTCACAAAAGCTGTTGAGAACGTCAACAATATTCTCGGGCCCGCTCTTGTGGAATCTAAGCTCCCCGTCACATCTCAACGGGACATTGATGACCTGCTCATCAAATGTGACGGTACTGACAACAAGGGCAAGCTTGGTGCTAATGCTATCCTTGGTGTCTCCATGGCCGTCTCTGAGGCCGCTGCCGCCGATAAG GGCGTCCCTCTCTATGTCTATCTTGCTCAGCTTGCCGGCGTTCAAGAGCCCTATGTGCTTCCGGTGCCTGCCTTTAACGTCATCAATGGCGGATCTCATGCCGGTAACGCTCTTGCTTTCCAGGAATTCATGCTGCTTCCCACTGGTGCTTCCTCCTTTACTGAGGCTATGAAGATGGGTTCTGAGACTTATCACACCTTGAAAAAGGTCATCACTAAAAAGTATGGTATTGACG CTGCTAACGTCGGCGATGAGGGTGGCTTTGCACCAAACGTCTCTGGTGCTGAAGAGTCTCTTGAGATCCTTACCGAGGCCATCAAACAGGCTGGTTACACTGGCAAGGTTCAAATCGGTTTGGATGTTGCTTCTTCCGAGTTTTTCAAGGACGGCAAATATGACTTGGACTTCAAG AACCCCAACTCCGACTCTTCCAAATGGCTTACAGGCGAGCAACTTGCTGACCTCTACCGCTCTTACTGCGAAAAGTACGACATTTGCTCTATTGAGGACCCCTTCCACGAAGATGACTTTGACGCTTGGGCTGCCTACAACGAGACTGCCCAGATCCAAATCGTCGGTGACGATTTGTTGGTCACCAACCCCAAGAGAATCAAAATGGCTATCGAGAAGAAGGCCTGCAACGCTCTTCTTTTAAAGATCAACCAGATTGGCACCATTTCTGAGTCCATTCAGGC TGTTCAACTCGCTCAATCCAATGGCTGGGGTGTCATGACTTCTCACAGATCAGGCGAAACCGAGTCCACCTACATTGCCGACTTGGCCGTCGCTCTTAGGACTGGTGAGATCAAGACGGGTGCTCCTTGCCGATCTGAGCGTGTTGCCA AATACAACCAGCTCCTCCGTATTGAAGAGGCTCTTGCTGGCAAGTCTATCTTTGCTGGCAACAAGGGTCTCTCCAGGGGCACTACTCCCCCTGAGTTGTTTAATTCCAAATAA